A region of Centropristis striata isolate RG_2023a ecotype Rhode Island chromosome 17, C.striata_1.0, whole genome shotgun sequence DNA encodes the following proteins:
- the LOC131989628 gene encoding 7SK snRNA methylphosphate capping enzyme-like encodes MIRMSLDPEAVLTEVSPAFPPTVSLSEQPQLRKTRPLHPKNGLQLPGDGQPALAAPAQRFAKRRFSVGASFKGLAKRRRRTNSDSQSEPVLPSHFLLGGNIFDPLNLNSLLDEDVNRVTNQETPKCSPLPSRGGDPVEILVPRDITDPLNLKGGGGDGRGAVLLSPLKTRRRHRRHHGAGGDVPARLFPSTAGLTVPLLTREGSIAASPLPCELNTAITCRDDVAPLPILPRRHTHPPPGQAHRPGNQRRRRRTTSMRSADNAANTETIATAAQPTKFQTPLVGGAKASRCGGLQPGCAQPPQKNKDKDRYQYGNHSCYYGYHGFYGDGLEGRIGPRDDPRLCLLEADWFRDKKVLDVGCAAGHLTIAVARRFSPAHILGVELDHRLVHAAKMNLRHFLSHDLVVEERRRRRRREQKKGGEDEEVEEVQQALSLLSLPLSFRVSRGPLSAPPLLPSLASPSPSCSFPHNITFIQGDYVSEREAWPGRGQYDVVMCLGVTKWVQLQSGDGGVVTLFRRAYQSLSPGGLFILEPQPWSSYSRSKKTSEKTFSNFRSLRLKPDQFTCYLTDSVGFTCYRLITHTGHLRPIYLFHKGPAHRK; translated from the exons ATGATCAGGATGTCATTGGACCCTGAAGCTGTCCTCACTGAGGTCAGCCCTGCCTTCCCCCCCACCGTCAGCCTATCAGAGCAGCCGCAGCTGCGTAAGACCCGCCCCCTCCATCCAAAGAATGGCCTCCAGTTGCCGGGCGACGGTCAGCCCGCCCTCGCTGCCCCAGCCCAGCGCTTCGCCAAGAGGCGGTTCTCTGTTGGCGCCAGCTTCAAGGGGCTGGCCAAGCGCCGCCGCCGCACCAACAgcgacagccaatcagagcccgTGCTGCCAAGCCACTTCCTGTTGGGCGGGAACATCTTCGACCCGCTGAACCTGAACTCGCTGCTCGACGAAGACGTCAACAG GGTGACCAATCAGGAGACGCCAAAGTGCTCGCCCCTGCCATCGCGGGGAGGAGACCCCGTAGAGATCCTGGTTCCCCGTGACATCACCGACCCCCTGAACCTGAAGGGAGGGGGCGGGGACGGGAGGGGCGCCGTCCTGCTGTCGCCGCTGAAGACCCGCCGGAGACACCGCCGCCACCACGGGGCGGGGGGGGACGTACCTGCCCGTCTGTTCCCCTCCACAGCTGGACTCACAG TTCCTCTGTTGACCAGAGAGGGCAGCATAGCGGCGTCTCCTCTACCCTGTGAACTCAACACAGCCATCACCTGTCGGGACGACGTGGCCCCGCTACCCATCCTGCCCCGGAGACACACCCACCCTCCACCAGGCCAAGCCCACAGGCCAGGTAACCAGCGCAGGCGGCGCCGCACCACCTCCATGAGGTCAGCGGACAATGCCGCAAACACAGAAACCATAGCAACCGCAGCTCAGCCAACCAAGTTCCAGACTCCGCTGGTGGGAGGGGCTAAAGCTAGCAG GTGTGGAGGACTGCAGCCTGGCTGCGCTCAGCCACCACAGAAGAACAAGGACAAAGACCGCTACCAGTACGGCAACCACAGCTGTTACTATGGTTACCACGGCTTCTACGGTGACGGGTTGGAGGGGCGCATTGGGCCGCGGGATGACCccagactctgcctcctggaGGCCGACTGGTTCAGAGACAAGAAGGTGCTGGACGTGGGCTGCGCCGCCGGACACCTCACGATTGCCGTCGCCAGGAGGTTCAGCCCCGCCCACATCCTGGGGGTGGAGCTAGACCATCGACTGGTCCACGCCGCCAAAATGAACCTCAGGCACTTCCTGTCACATgacctggtggtggaggagaggaggaggaggaggaggagggagcagaagaagggaggagaggacgaggaggtggaggaggtgcagcaggctctgtccctcctctctctccctctctccttcagGGTGAGTCGAGGTCCTCTCTCAGCTCCACCCCTCCTCCCCTCGCTGGCATCACCCTCGCCATCCTGCAGCTTCCCCCACAACATTACCTTCATACAG GGCGACTACGTGTCGGAGCGGGAGGCGTGGCCTGGGCGGGGTCAGTATGATGTCGTCATGTGTCTGGGCGTGACCAAGTGGGTGCAGCTGCAGTCAGGTGACGGGGGCGTGGTCACACTGTTCAGACGAGCCTATCAGAGCCTGTCGCCAGGCGGATTATTCATCCTGGAACCTCAACCCTGGAGCAGCTACAGCCGCAGCAAGAAAACCTCG gagaAAACGTTCAGTAACTTCAGGTCTCTGAGGTTGAAACCTGATCAGTTCACCTGCTACCTGACTGACAGCGTGGGCTTCACCTGCTACAgactgatcacacacacag GTCATCTGCGGCCCATCTACCTGTTCCACAAAGGCCCTGcccacaggaagtga